From one Culex quinquefasciatus strain JHB chromosome 3, VPISU_Cqui_1.0_pri_paternal, whole genome shotgun sequence genomic stretch:
- the LOC6041081 gene encoding lipase 3: MLSLSIVLVLIWSLTAMARAGSPFHVAEEDAKLLVPQLVRKYGYPVEKHQVRTEDGYLLGMFRIPGGRNGTVPGRRPILMMHSWFSSCADWVVIGPGNALGYLLADRGYDIWMGNVRGNRYSRRHERLRVKSRAFWDFSLDEIGYYDVPAMIDYVLNRTNARKLHYVGFSQGTIVGLIALTSRPQYNEKIVQLQELSPAIYVYRNPSVIMRTLAFMAKSLAEGYTLFGSFELMSHWTGQYEFYRMLCPSPKQLICRMLIYEVSGENAKQLDAKMLRIFLGHAPAGSSVKQFLHYAQLINDGVFRRYDYEDDRANVAAYGSKQVPRYNLSHVTAPVRTYYGRNDHVVNFRNVKRLERELPNVVSSYLVPDERFGHADFILNKNVKKVVYDEVIRNVEKAEREIC; encoded by the exons ATGTTGTCACTTTCGATTGTGCTGGTTCTGATCTGGTCGTTGACGGCGATGGCGAGGGCTGGCAGTCCTTTCCACGTGGCCGAAGAGGACGCCAAGTTGTTGGTGCCACAGCTTGTACGCAAGTACGGATATCCGGTGGAGAAGCACCAGGTTCGCACCGAGGATGGTTACCTGctggggatgttccggattccAGGTGGTCGCAATGGGACTGTTCCGGGCAGGAGGCCAATCCTGATGATGCACTCGTGGTTCAGCAGTTGTGCCGATTGGGTCGTCATTGGACCTGGGAATGCCCTCGGATATCTGTTGGCCGATCGAGGGTACGACATCTGGATGGGGAATGTACGCGGGAATCGGTACTCGCGACGGCACGAACGACTTCGCGTCAAGTCACGCGCGTTCTGGGATTTTAGTCTGGACGAGATCGGATACTATGACGTACCAGCGATGATCGACTACGTCCTGAATCGGACCAACGCTCGAAAGTTACACTACGTTGGATTTTCCCAAGGGACCATCGTCGGGTTGATAGCGTTGACTTCGCGTCCGCAGTACAACGAGAAGATCGTCCAATTACAGGAATTATCCCCAGCGATCTACGTCTACCGAAATCCTAGCGTCATCATGCGAACTCTAGCCTTTATGGCCAAATCGCTAGCCGAAGGATACACCCTATTTGGTTCATTTGAGCTCATGAGTCATTGGACGGGACAGTACGAGTTCTACCGGATGTTGTGTCCATCACCTAAGCAACTCATCTGCCGGATGCTGATCTACGAAGTGTCCGGCGAAAATGCCAAACAACTGGACGCG AAAATGCTCCGCATCTTCCTCGGTCACGCCCCAGCGGGTTCCAGCGTGAAACAGTTCCTGCACTACGCCCAGCTGATCAACGACGGCGTCTTCCGACGGTACGACTACGAAGACGATCGCGCCAATGTGGCCGCGTACGGAAGCAAACAGGTGCCGCGGTACAATTTGTCGCACGTGACGGCCCCGGTCAGGACGTACTACGGCCGGAACGATCACGTGGTCAACTTTCGGAACGTGAAGCGGCTCGAGCGGGAGTTGCCGAACGTGGTGAGCAGCTATCTGGTGCCGGATGAGCGGTTTGGGCACGCGGATTTCATACTGAACAAAAACGTTAAGAAGGTGGTTTACGACGAGGTGATACGGAATGTGGAAAAGGCTGAGCGGGAAATTTGTTAG